From the genome of Populus alba chromosome 10, ASM523922v2, whole genome shotgun sequence, one region includes:
- the LOC118057920 gene encoding zinc finger CCCH domain-containing protein 15 translates to MRHQDLINRSALCLARLREVTVEMECLRQDNADLRSINRELNNQLSVLIQASLHKHYNDSARTPFDIDIGFHNLCNISSGGGGGHDMCEEDESPTSVMEAGGDDRDRISLPKSISVRSNSYSKRNQEQAASASVTRAITRPRTPTPLNTAKVYVRRGKKQEEPLELEVYNQGMFKTELCNKWQETGACLYGNHCQFAHGIEELRPVIRHPRYKTEVCKMVLGGSICPYGHRCHFRHALTEQDRFLSHIKPREIKPDR, encoded by the exons ATGCGACACCAGGACCTAATAAACCGAAGCGCACTCTGCCTCGCGCGCCTCCGTGAAGTAACTGTCGAAATGGAGTGTCTCCGCCAAGACAACGCCGATCTTCGATCTATAAATCGCGAGCTCAACAATCAACTCAGCGTCCTTATCCAAGCCTCACTCCACAAACACTACAACGACTCTGCAAGGACGCCGTTTGACATTGATATTGGTTTCCACAATTTGTGCAACATCAGCAGCGGAGGAGGTGGAGGTCATGACATGTGCGAAGAGGATGAAAGTCCGACGAGCGTCATGGAGGCAGGAGGCGATGACCGGGACAGGATTTCGCTGCCTAAGAGTATTTCAGTGAGGTCTAATAGCTACTCGAAGAGGAACCAGGAGCAGGCGGCTAGTGCTAGCGTGACTAGGGCCATCACTCGGCCGAGAACACCGACTCCACTCAATACCGCg AAGGTTTATGTGCGTAGAGGCAAGAAACAGGAGGAGCCACTTGAGCTGGAAGTGTATAACCAAGGCATGTTCAAAACAGAGTTGTGCAACAAATGGCAGGAGACTGGGGCTTGCCTATACGGCAACCATTGTCAGTTTGCTCATGGAATTGAGGAGCTCCGCCCAGTCATCCGTCACCCTCGCTACAAGACTGAGGTCTGCAAAATGGTCCTTGGTGGTAGTATCTGTCCTTATGGCCATCGCTGTCACTTCCGCCATGCCCTCACTGAGCAGGACAGGTTCCTTAGCCACATCAAGCCCAGGGAAATCAAGCCTGACAGGTAA